Proteins found in one Natranaerovirga pectinivora genomic segment:
- the metG gene encoding methionine--tRNA ligase: MEKKNYYITTPIYYPSDKLHIGHSYTTVAADTMARYKRMRGYDVMFLTGTDEHGQKIERRAAESNTTPKEYVDNIVHWIKDLWKTMDISYDDFIRTTDKKHIETVQKIFKALYDKGDIYKSSYEGWYCTPCETFFTERQLQDGNCPDCNRSVEKVKEESYFFKLSKYQDQLIKHIEDNPEFIQPQTRQNEMINNFLKPGLEDLCVSRTSFDWGVPVEFDKGHVVYVWIDALSNYISALGYGGDNDDLYKKYWPANVHLVGKEIVRFHTIIWPAILMALDIPLPKQVFGHGWLVINGGKMSKSKGNVVDPKVLVDRYGSDAIRYFLMREVAFGQDGNFTNEALIQRINADLANDIGNLVSRSVAMIEKYFEGKLPLERTATEFDKDIELLALETVSKVEDSMEKLLFSDALTQIWNLVRRTNKYIDETKPWVLAKEEDKKSELANVLYYLVESLRMISILIEPFMPQTPAIMRKQLGIKDSHLVSWDSLTWGQLETTQVEKGDVIFPRIDLDKEIEALEEAQGSKKEQPKKEEKKEIKKEEQKKEESNFIGIEDFGKVELKVGKVIESNRVEGADKLLVSKIQIGDEVRQIVSGIAKFYSPEEMVGKKVIVVTNLKPVKLRGVLSEGMILAASNDKGELVLATVEKDIPHGSEVR; encoded by the coding sequence ATGGAAAAGAAGAATTACTATATTACTACACCAATCTATTATCCTAGTGATAAATTACATATTGGTCATTCTTATACAACAGTTGCAGCGGATACAATGGCAAGGTACAAAAGAATGCGTGGATATGATGTAATGTTTTTAACAGGTACGGATGAGCATGGTCAAAAGATCGAAAGAAGAGCAGCGGAAAGTAATACAACGCCAAAAGAATATGTAGATAATATCGTTCACTGGATAAAAGATTTGTGGAAAACAATGGATATTTCTTATGACGATTTTATAAGAACCACGGATAAAAAGCATATAGAAACAGTTCAAAAGATATTTAAAGCCCTTTATGATAAAGGTGATATTTATAAAAGTTCTTATGAGGGTTGGTATTGTACGCCATGTGAAACTTTCTTTACAGAAAGACAATTACAAGATGGGAATTGTCCAGATTGTAATAGAAGTGTAGAAAAAGTAAAAGAAGAATCCTATTTCTTCAAATTATCAAAGTATCAAGATCAATTAATTAAGCATATAGAAGATAACCCAGAATTTATACAACCTCAAACAAGACAAAATGAAATGATTAATAATTTTTTGAAACCAGGTCTAGAAGATTTATGTGTTTCTAGAACGTCTTTTGATTGGGGCGTACCAGTTGAGTTTGATAAGGGACATGTTGTATATGTTTGGATTGATGCATTATCTAACTATATTTCTGCATTAGGGTATGGGGGAGATAATGATGATTTATATAAAAAGTATTGGCCAGCCAATGTACATTTAGTTGGAAAAGAAATTGTTAGATTCCATACAATTATTTGGCCAGCAATTTTAATGGCATTAGATATTCCATTACCAAAGCAAGTTTTTGGTCATGGTTGGTTGGTTATTAATGGTGGAAAAATGTCTAAATCAAAAGGTAATGTTGTAGATCCAAAAGTATTGGTTGATAGATATGGTTCAGATGCCATTAGATATTTCTTAATGAGAGAAGTGGCATTTGGACAAGATGGAAACTTCACAAATGAGGCTCTAATTCAAAGAATTAATGCGGATTTAGCCAATGATATTGGTAACTTGGTATCTAGATCTGTTGCCATGATTGAAAAATACTTTGAAGGCAAACTGCCATTAGAAAGAACAGCAACAGAATTTGATAAAGACATAGAATTATTAGCATTAGAAACCGTTTCAAAAGTTGAAGACAGTATGGAAAAACTATTATTTAGTGATGCATTAACACAAATATGGAATTTAGTAAGAAGAACCAACAAATATATTGATGAAACAAAACCATGGGTTCTTGCAAAAGAAGAGGATAAAAAATCAGAACTGGCCAATGTTCTATATTATCTTGTAGAAAGTTTAAGAATGATTTCTATTCTAATTGAGCCATTTATGCCTCAAACACCAGCTATAATGAGAAAACAATTAGGTATAAAGGATTCACATTTAGTTAGTTGGGATAGTTTAACTTGGGGACAATTAGAAACTACACAAGTTGAAAAAGGTGATGTGATCTTCCCGAGAATTGATTTGGATAAAGAAATAGAAGCATTAGAAGAAGCTCAAGGAAGTAAAAAAGAACAACCTAAAAAAGAAGAGAAAAAAGAAATAAAAAAAGAAGAGCAAAAAAAAGAAGAAAGTAATTTTATCGGTATTGAAGACTTTGGTAAAGTTGAATTAAAAGTTGGTAAAGTTATTGAGTCCAATAGAGTAGAAGGCGCCGATAAATTACTGGTGTCTAAAATTCAGATTGGTGATGAAGTAAGACAAATTGTATCAGGGATTGCAAAATTTTATTCTCCAGAAGAAATGGTAGGTAAAAAAGTGATTGTTGTTACCAATTTAAAGCCTGTTAAATTAAGAGGGGTATTATCAGAAGGAATGATTTTAGCTGCCTCTAATGATAAAGGTGAATTGGTTCTAGCAACTGTTGAAAAGGATATACCACATGGCTCAGAAGTAAGATAG
- a CDS encoding NfeD family protein, whose amino-acid sequence MQPWWESLDALQKFLYIIAFASTFILLIQSLFSVFGLDQDFEYDGGIDDFSADFQFFSIRGMIAFFTLFGWTGALLSQTPLSRFLIMTIALVAGLIGMVLVAFLFYSMTKLQQDGTFNYEYCVGQIGEVYLPIPGKRAFKGKIVITIHDRSIEADAITDEDETLSTGSIVKVIAVVNQSTLVVERN is encoded by the coding sequence ATGCAACCTTGGTGGGAATCATTAGATGCTTTACAAAAGTTTTTATATATAATTGCTTTTGCTTCTACTTTTATTCTTTTAATACAATCTCTTTTTAGTGTGTTTGGTCTAGATCAAGACTTTGAGTATGATGGTGGAATAGATGACTTTAGTGCTGATTTTCAATTTTTCTCTATTAGAGGCATGATTGCTTTTTTCACTTTGTTTGGATGGACTGGTGCACTTTTAAGTCAAACACCCTTAAGTCGCTTTTTGATTATGACAATTGCCTTAGTGGCAGGTTTAATAGGAATGGTCTTAGTGGCTTTTCTCTTTTATAGTATGACCAAATTACAACAAGATGGTACTTTTAATTACGAATATTGTGTTGGTCAAATTGGTGAAGTTTATTTACCCATACCTGGAAAAAGAGCCTTTAAAGGAAAAATAGTTATAACCATTCACGATCGTTCAATTGAAGCAGATGCTATAACAGACGAAGATGAAACCCTTTCAACTGGTTCTATTGTTAAAGTAATTGCGGTTGTCAATCAATCTACACTTGTTGTTGAAAGAAATTAA
- a CDS encoding flotillin family protein gives MQINLIFILIAVAVFLVITTMIALLSRYRKCPSDKILVVYGKVGSSNGQIHSAKCIHGGAAFIWPVIQHYEFLSLTPISINVDLKNALSKQNIRINVPSRFTVGVSTEAGVMQNAAERLLGLKLQEIEELAKDIIFGQLRLVVATMDIEEINTDRDKFLAAVSRNVESELKKIGLRLINVNVTDIRDESGYIEALGKEAAAKAINDAKKTVAEKNRDGSIGEAIAQKDERISVAEANSHAIQGENEAKVTVANSEALRREKEAEALRKATAAEKVQSAKALEEAYEAEKLAELARADRERATKEADIIVKAQIDKQKVEIDAEASAEQTRRMAKGEADAIFLQMEAKARGMQEILSKQAQGFSEIVKAAGGDANDAVKLLLTDKIEDLVKIQVEAIKNIKIDKVTVWDGGSGQGKTPATANFLSGIIKSVPPLNDLLDMAGMQLPEYLGKEKSKDAPAYEVDEESAPETEEE, from the coding sequence ATGCAAATTAATCTCATATTTATTCTTATTGCTGTTGCTGTTTTTCTGGTTATAACCACAATGATAGCTCTATTATCACGTTATCGCAAATGTCCATCAGACAAAATACTAGTAGTCTATGGAAAAGTAGGAAGTAGCAATGGTCAAATTCACAGCGCAAAATGTATTCATGGTGGCGCAGCCTTTATATGGCCAGTAATACAACATTATGAATTCCTAAGTTTGACACCTATATCCATTAATGTTGATCTTAAAAATGCACTAAGCAAACAAAATATACGTATTAATGTGCCCTCTAGATTTACTGTTGGTGTTTCCACAGAAGCAGGGGTTATGCAAAACGCTGCTGAAAGGCTATTAGGTCTAAAATTACAGGAAATAGAAGAGCTAGCAAAGGATATTATATTTGGACAGTTAAGACTTGTTGTTGCCACTATGGATATTGAGGAAATCAATACGGATAGAGATAAGTTTTTAGCGGCTGTTTCTAGAAATGTAGAATCGGAACTTAAAAAAATTGGTTTAAGACTAATTAACGTTAACGTTACTGATATCAGGGATGAATCTGGTTATATTGAAGCCCTTGGTAAAGAGGCTGCAGCAAAAGCTATCAATGATGCTAAGAAAACTGTAGCTGAGAAAAATAGAGATGGTTCTATTGGTGAAGCAATTGCTCAAAAAGATGAAAGAATCTCTGTAGCTGAAGCCAATTCTCATGCTATACAAGGGGAAAATGAGGCAAAGGTTACCGTTGCTAATTCTGAAGCCCTAAGAAGAGAAAAAGAGGCGGAAGCCTTACGTAAAGCTACTGCTGCTGAAAAAGTTCAGTCTGCTAAAGCTTTAGAAGAGGCCTATGAAGCAGAGAAATTAGCTGAGTTAGCGAGAGCTGATAGAGAACGCGCTACTAAAGAAGCAGATATCATTGTTAAAGCTCAAATTGACAAACAAAAAGTTGAAATTGATGCAGAAGCTTCTGCCGAACAAACTAGAAGAATGGCAAAAGGTGAAGCAGATGCCATTTTCCTTCAAATGGAAGCTAAAGCAAGAGGTATGCAAGAAATCCTTAGTAAGCAAGCTCAAGGCTTTAGTGAGATTGTTAAAGCAGCAGGTGGGGACGCTAACGATGCTGTGAAATTATTACTTACTGATAAAATTGAAGATCTTGTTAAAATACAAGTGGAAGCCATTAAAAATATTAAAATTGATAAAGTTACTGTTTGGGACGGTGGAAGTGGTCAAGGCAAAACACCTGCTACAGCTAACTTTTTATCAGGTATAATAAAATCAGTACCTCCTCTAAATGATTTACTAGATATGGCTGGTATGCAATTGCCCGAATATCTAGGCAAGGAAAAATCAAAAGATGCACCTGCTTATGAAGTGGATGAAGAATCCGCACCAGAGACTGAAGAAGAATAA